Proteins from one Streptomyces sp. NBC_00390 genomic window:
- the ilvA gene encoding threonine ammonia-lyase, translating to MSFSTPGSLRSVILDDVRGAQKMLAGVARMTAMEGSRHLSQLVGAPVHLKCENLQRTGSFKLRGAYVRISGLRPEERAAGVVAASAGNHAQGVALASSLLGVRSTVFMPVGAPLPKVAATREYGADVRLQGQGIEETLAAAEDYAHETGAVFIHPFDHPDIVAGQGTVGLEILEQCPEVRTILVGVGGGGLLAGIAVAVKSVRPDVKVIGVQAEGAAAYPPSLAAGHPVSIDAPTTMADGIKVGRPGDVPFKIIGDLVDGVRTVSEDALSSALLLCLERAKLVVEPAGASTVAALLSEPKAFAGPVVALLSGGNVDPLLMQRILRHGMAAAGRYLSLRLRLTDRPGALAALLGALSVADANVLDVSHVRTDPRLGLTEAEVELQLETKGPEHCEEVAVALRAAGYRVMD from the coding sequence ATGAGCTTCAGTACGCCTGGCTCCTTGCGGTCCGTCATTCTGGACGACGTCCGAGGTGCTCAGAAGATGCTGGCCGGAGTCGCGCGAATGACGGCGATGGAGGGCAGCAGACATCTGTCACAGCTGGTCGGCGCCCCTGTGCACCTCAAATGCGAGAACCTTCAGCGCACGGGTTCGTTCAAGTTGCGCGGTGCGTACGTACGGATCTCGGGGCTGCGGCCGGAGGAGCGGGCGGCGGGTGTCGTCGCCGCGTCCGCCGGGAACCACGCGCAGGGTGTGGCGCTGGCGTCCTCGCTTCTCGGGGTGCGCTCCACCGTCTTCATGCCGGTCGGTGCCCCGCTGCCGAAGGTGGCCGCGACCCGGGAGTACGGCGCCGATGTGCGGCTGCAGGGCCAGGGGATCGAGGAGACGCTGGCTGCGGCCGAGGACTACGCGCACGAGACGGGCGCGGTGTTCATCCATCCCTTCGACCACCCGGACATCGTCGCGGGCCAGGGCACGGTCGGCCTGGAGATCCTGGAGCAGTGCCCGGAGGTGCGGACGATCCTCGTGGGCGTCGGCGGGGGCGGTCTGCTGGCGGGGATCGCCGTCGCGGTGAAGTCGGTGCGTCCCGATGTGAAGGTGATCGGGGTGCAGGCGGAGGGCGCCGCCGCGTATCCGCCGTCGCTGGCGGCCGGGCATCCGGTCTCGATCGACGCGCCGACGACGATGGCGGACGGCATCAAGGTGGGGCGCCCGGGCGATGTGCCGTTCAAAATCATTGGCGATCTTGTCGATGGCGTCCGTACCGTCTCCGAGGACGCGCTCTCCAGCGCACTGCTGCTCTGTCTCGAGCGGGCCAAGCTCGTCGTCGAGCCGGCCGGGGCGAGCACGGTGGCAGCACTGCTGAGCGAGCCGAAGGCGTTCGCGGGTCCGGTGGTGGCCCTGCTGTCCGGTGGCAACGTGGATCCGCTGCTGATGCAGCGCATCCTCCGGCACGGGATGGCGGCCGCCGGGCGCTATCTGTCGTTGCGGCTGCGCCTGACCGACCGGCCAGGAGCTCTGGCCGCTCTGCTGGGTGCGTTGTCAGTGGCTGACGCTAACGTCCTGGACGTGAGCCATGTGCGGACCGATCCGCGACTGGGTCTCACGGAGGCGGAGGTGGAGCTGCAGCTGGAGACGAAGGGCCCTGAGCACTGCGAGGAGGTCGCGGTGGCACTGCGGGCGGCGGGTTACCGGGTCATGGACTGA
- a CDS encoding ABC transporter permease, whose translation MSTTTDVAQVAAPKPRGGIVQSVNDSLVVAKRNLIRMTRIPEMIIFGMIQPVMFVVLFSYVFGGSISVDGNVDPAVYREFLMAGIFAQTVTFATAGAGAGIADDMHKGLIDRFRSLPMARGAVLTGRTLADLVQTALTLVVLAVVALIIGWRTHEGMVSVLMGFTLLLLLGYAFSWIGALIGLSVRTPEAATSGGLIWLFPLTFISNAFVPSDKMPTVLRTIAEWNPFSATVQAARELFGNLPPGYKAPDAWPMQHPVIASVLWSVLIIVFFRTLAVRKYRSATA comes from the coding sequence GTGAGCACCACTACGGACGTCGCACAGGTCGCGGCCCCCAAGCCCCGTGGCGGCATCGTCCAGTCGGTCAACGACTCGCTCGTCGTCGCCAAGCGCAATCTGATCCGCATGACCCGGATCCCGGAGATGATCATCTTCGGGATGATCCAGCCCGTCATGTTCGTCGTGCTGTTCAGTTACGTCTTCGGAGGCTCGATCTCCGTCGACGGGAACGTCGACCCCGCCGTCTACCGCGAGTTCCTGATGGCGGGCATCTTCGCGCAGACGGTCACCTTCGCCACGGCAGGCGCGGGTGCGGGTATCGCCGACGACATGCACAAGGGCCTCATCGACCGGTTCCGCTCGCTGCCGATGGCGCGCGGTGCGGTGCTCACCGGCCGTACGCTCGCCGACCTCGTGCAGACCGCGCTCACCCTGGTCGTCCTTGCGGTGGTCGCCCTGATCATCGGCTGGCGCACCCACGAGGGCATGGTCAGTGTGCTCATGGGCTTCACCCTGCTGCTTCTGCTGGGGTACGCGTTCTCCTGGATCGGCGCGCTGATCGGCCTGTCCGTCCGCACTCCGGAGGCTGCCACCTCGGGCGGGCTGATCTGGCTCTTCCCGCTGACGTTCATCTCGAACGCGTTCGTGCCGTCGGACAAGATGCCGACGGTCCTGCGGACCATCGCCGAGTGGAACCCCTTCAGCGCGACCGTGCAGGCCGCCCGCGAGCTGTTCGGCAACCTGCCGCCCGGCTACAAGGCGCCCGACGCCTGGCCGATGCAGCACCCCGTGATCGCGTCCGTCCTCTGGTCGGTCCTGATCATCGTGTTCTTCCGGACGCTCGCGGTGCGCAAGTACCGCTCGGCGACCGCCTGA
- a CDS encoding ATP-binding cassette domain-containing protein produces MPGAIYAEGLVKTFGDVRALDGVDLDVPEGTVLGLLGPNGAGKTTAVRVLTTLLKPDSGRAVVAGIDVLKHPNEVRRSIGLSGQFAAVDEYLTGRENLQMVGQLYQMSARDAKARAGLLLERFNLADAADRPAKTYSGGMRRRLDLAAALVVSPPVMFMDEPTTGLDPRNRQQLWEVIEELVAGGTTLLLTTQYLEEADRLADDICVVDHGKVIARGTADQLKAQTGGERVEVVVHQRDQIAPATEVLHGFGKGEVAVEDHTRKLTVPVTGGAKLLAEVIRELDTRGVEIDDIGLRRPTLDDVFISLTGHAAEARDEDTAAEQAGATGPKDMKKSRKETAQ; encoded by the coding sequence ATGCCAGGCGCCATCTACGCCGAAGGCCTGGTGAAGACCTTCGGCGACGTAAGGGCACTGGACGGCGTCGATCTCGACGTCCCCGAAGGCACGGTCCTCGGACTTCTCGGCCCCAACGGCGCCGGCAAGACGACTGCTGTGCGCGTGCTGACCACCCTGCTGAAGCCCGACAGCGGCCGGGCCGTCGTCGCCGGCATCGATGTCCTCAAGCATCCGAACGAGGTGCGCCGGTCCATCGGCCTGTCCGGACAGTTCGCCGCGGTCGACGAGTATCTGACCGGCCGGGAGAACCTCCAGATGGTCGGCCAGCTCTACCAGATGAGCGCACGCGACGCGAAGGCCCGTGCGGGCCTGCTGCTCGAGCGCTTCAACCTCGCCGACGCCGCCGACCGCCCCGCCAAGACGTACTCCGGCGGCATGCGCCGCCGCCTCGACCTCGCGGCCGCCCTGGTCGTCTCGCCGCCCGTGATGTTCATGGACGAGCCGACGACCGGCCTCGACCCCCGCAACCGCCAGCAGTTGTGGGAAGTCATCGAGGAACTGGTCGCCGGGGGTACGACCCTGCTGCTCACCACCCAGTACCTCGAAGAGGCCGACCGGCTCGCCGACGACATCTGCGTCGTCGACCACGGCAAGGTCATCGCCCGCGGCACCGCCGACCAGCTCAAGGCCCAGACGGGCGGCGAGCGCGTCGAGGTCGTCGTCCACCAGCGCGACCAGATCGCGCCCGCCACCGAAGTGCTGCACGGCTTCGGCAAGGGCGAGGTCGCCGTCGAGGACCACACGCGCAAGCTCACCGTCCCGGTCACCGGCGGCGCCAAGCTGCTCGCCGAGGTCATCCGCGAACTCGACACCCGCGGCGTGGAGATCGACGACATCGGACTGCGCCGCCCCACCCTCGACGACGTGTTCATCTCGCTCACCGGCCATGCCGCCGAGGCGCGGGACGAGGACACCGCCGCAGAGCAGGCCGGCGCCACCGGCCCGAAGGACATGAAGAAGTCCAGGAAGGAGACCGCGCAGTGA
- a CDS encoding cystathionine gamma-synthase — MSDPHSFQSFETRAIHAGNTADPLTGAVVPPIYQVSTYKQDGVGGLRGGYEYSRSANPTRTALEENLAAIEGGRRGLAFASGLAAEDCLLRTLLVPGDHVVIPNDAYGGTFRLFAKVVSRWGVEWSVADTSDPAAVRAAVTDRTKVIWVETPSNPLLGITDIAAVADVARTAGAKLVVDNTFASPYLQQPIALGADVVVHSLTKYMGGHSDVVGGALIANDDALGEELAYHQNAMGAVAGPFDAWLVLRGIKTLPVRMDRHSQNATRVAEMLTEHPKVTKVLYPGLPEHPGHEVAAKQMKAFGGMVSFQVEGGEAAAVEVCNRTGLFTLGESLGGVESLIEHPGRMTHASVVGSALEVPGDLVRLSVGIEAVDDLLADLKQALG, encoded by the coding sequence ATGAGCGATCCGCACAGCTTTCAGAGCTTCGAGACCCGCGCCATCCATGCGGGCAACACAGCCGATCCGCTGACCGGCGCGGTCGTACCGCCCATCTACCAGGTGTCCACCTACAAGCAGGACGGTGTGGGCGGACTGCGCGGGGGCTACGAGTACAGCCGCAGCGCCAACCCGACGCGTACGGCACTGGAGGAGAACCTCGCCGCCATCGAGGGGGGCCGGCGCGGCCTCGCCTTCGCCTCGGGCCTCGCCGCCGAGGACTGCCTGCTGCGTACGCTGCTGGTGCCCGGTGACCATGTGGTGATCCCGAACGACGCCTACGGCGGAACGTTCCGGCTCTTCGCCAAGGTCGTCTCGCGCTGGGGCGTCGAGTGGTCGGTGGCCGACACCTCCGACCCGGCGGCGGTGCGCGCCGCGGTCACCGACCGCACGAAGGTGATCTGGGTCGAGACGCCGTCCAACCCGCTGCTCGGTATCACCGACATCGCGGCGGTCGCGGACGTGGCCCGTACGGCGGGCGCGAAGCTGGTCGTCGACAACACCTTCGCCAGCCCCTATCTCCAGCAGCCGATCGCCCTCGGCGCGGATGTCGTGGTGCACTCGCTCACCAAGTACATGGGCGGGCACTCGGACGTGGTCGGCGGTGCGCTGATCGCCAACGACGACGCGCTGGGCGAGGAGTTGGCGTACCACCAGAACGCGATGGGCGCCGTCGCCGGGCCGTTCGACGCCTGGCTGGTGCTGCGCGGCATCAAGACGCTGCCCGTCCGGATGGACCGGCACAGCCAGAACGCGACACGGGTCGCCGAGATGCTCACCGAGCATCCGAAGGTCACCAAGGTGCTGTACCCGGGGCTGCCCGAGCACCCGGGTCACGAGGTCGCCGCGAAGCAGATGAAGGCGTTCGGCGGCATGGTCTCGTTCCAGGTGGAAGGCGGCGAGGCGGCGGCGGTCGAGGTCTGCAACCGCACCGGGCTGTTCACGCTGGGCGAGTCGCTGGGTGGTGTGGAGTCGCTGATCGAGCACCCGGGCCGGATGACGCACGCGTCCGTGGTGGGCTCGGCGCTGGAGGTGCCGGGCGATCTGGTCCGGCTCTCGGTCGGTATCGAGGCGGTCGACGACCTGCTGGCGGACCTCAAGCAGGCGCTGGGCTAG
- a CDS encoding GOLPH3/VPS74 family protein: MTTARDLFIVTLDAASGRPVEQGDLSLALAGAELVDLIDAQELTLDGDRIVPGPPSAVGDRLLHDAASSLIRQAPYESVEEWLWRRGRGLSSAYLAALETEGQVTRQRHRWIPVRTDRTALADSPDRRHAADRWTSGEPVLAALAAATGVQEQAEDSLRLSDDTTVTVLAAVNDAVMELEAVRQRRNIEGSAFDNIWRGE, encoded by the coding sequence ATGACCACAGCGCGTGACCTGTTCATCGTCACCCTGGACGCCGCGTCCGGCCGTCCCGTCGAGCAGGGCGACCTGTCGCTCGCCCTCGCGGGAGCCGAGCTGGTCGACCTCATCGACGCCCAGGAGCTCACACTGGACGGCGACCGCATCGTGCCGGGCCCGCCGTCGGCAGTAGGTGACCGTCTGTTGCACGATGCAGCGTCGTCGCTCATCCGGCAGGCGCCGTACGAGTCCGTCGAGGAGTGGCTGTGGCGCCGGGGCCGGGGCCTGTCCTCGGCCTATCTCGCCGCCCTGGAGACGGAAGGACAGGTCACTCGGCAGCGCCACCGCTGGATTCCCGTCCGGACCGACCGAACGGCACTGGCCGACTCACCGGATCGTCGCCACGCAGCCGACCGCTGGACGTCGGGCGAGCCCGTCCTCGCCGCTCTCGCGGCAGCCACGGGAGTCCAGGAGCAGGCCGAGGACTCCCTGCGTCTCTCCGACGACACCACTGTGACCGTGCTGGCTGCCGTCAACGACGCTGTGATGGAACTGGAAGCGGTACGGCAACGGCGAAACATCGAGGGGTCGGCCTTCGACAACATCTGGCGAGGCGAGTGA
- a CDS encoding VOC family protein has translation MIDHISVQVRDPAVSAAFYDRVLATLGGKRMIERNDGGVIGYGTTHPTFWIGPATSDEVEAAHELHIAFASADRAGVRAFHAAAVEAGAEVLHEPRVWPVYHPAYYGAFVRDPDGNNVEAVCHVPE, from the coding sequence ATGATTGATCACATCTCGGTGCAGGTGAGGGATCCGGCGGTCAGTGCCGCCTTCTACGACCGCGTGCTGGCCACGCTCGGCGGCAAGCGGATGATCGAGCGCAACGACGGCGGGGTGATCGGGTACGGCACCACGCATCCGACGTTCTGGATCGGGCCCGCGACGAGCGATGAGGTGGAAGCTGCGCACGAACTGCACATCGCCTTTGCCTCGGCCGACCGCGCGGGGGTGCGGGCCTTCCACGCGGCGGCCGTCGAGGCGGGGGCGGAGGTGCTGCACGAGCCACGGGTGTGGCCGGTGTACCACCCCGCGTACTACGGAGCGTTCGTCAGGGACCCGGACGGCAACAACGTGGAGGCGGTCTGCCACGTGCCCGAGTAG
- the msrA gene encoding peptide-methionine (S)-S-oxide reductase MsrA, with protein MFLNHRVPVLPTPDEALRGRETPAFDVPSRHTVLGNPLLGPYPEGLEIADFGLGCFWGAERKFWQTPGVWTTLVGYQGGHTPNPTYEETCSGLTGHTEAVRVVFDPRKVSYGTLLKLFWESHNPTQGFRQGNDVGTQYRSAIYTHSPSQAAAAAASREAYQKVLTGSGFGTITTELLPAEGRPFYPAEAYHQQYLDKNPAGYCGIGGTGVTLSTPFETNWGASCPTGIAPAED; from the coding sequence ATGTTCCTGAACCATCGCGTCCCTGTGCTGCCCACCCCCGACGAGGCCCTGCGCGGCCGCGAAACACCGGCCTTCGACGTCCCCTCCCGCCACACGGTCCTCGGCAACCCGCTGCTCGGGCCGTACCCCGAAGGCCTGGAGATCGCGGACTTCGGCCTCGGCTGCTTCTGGGGCGCGGAGCGCAAGTTCTGGCAGACGCCCGGTGTCTGGACCACCCTGGTCGGCTACCAGGGCGGCCACACCCCGAACCCCACGTACGAAGAGACCTGCTCGGGCCTGACGGGCCACACGGAGGCGGTCCGGGTCGTATTCGATCCGCGGAAGGTGTCGTACGGGACCCTGCTCAAGCTGTTCTGGGAGTCCCACAACCCCACGCAGGGCTTCCGCCAGGGCAACGACGTCGGCACGCAGTACCGCTCGGCGATCTACACCCACTCACCGTCGCAGGCGGCGGCCGCGGCGGCGTCGAGGGAGGCGTACCAGAAGGTCCTGACGGGCTCCGGGTTCGGCACGATCACGACGGAGCTGCTGCCTGCGGAGGGCCGCCCGTTCTATCCGGCCGAGGCGTATCACCAGCAGTACCTCGACAAGAACCCGGCGGGTTACTGCGGCATCGGCGGGACGGGGGTCACACTGAGCACCCCGTTCGAGACCAACTGGGGTGCCTCGTGCCCGACGGGGATCGCGCCTGCGGAGGACTGA
- a CDS encoding sigma factor-like helix-turn-helix DNA-binding protein — translation MSERHSAMDRRRAQEFEAFVAGAAGRLLHAATLLTAERPGANPHARRLLTGALARTYADWDRLRGEDPYDRTRQELAARFARSAWRWSKVRGGVLGRLTPQERLILVLRLYEGVAEEQTAALIGLPVERVRAICARAIGIMRSAPPLPRVEAAS, via the coding sequence GTGAGCGAGCGGCATTCAGCCATGGATCGCCGCCGCGCCCAGGAGTTCGAGGCCTTCGTCGCGGGCGCGGCCGGCAGGCTTCTGCACGCCGCGACACTTCTGACGGCCGAGCGGCCGGGCGCCAACCCGCACGCACGGCGCCTGCTGACCGGCGCGCTGGCCCGTACGTACGCGGACTGGGACCGGCTGCGCGGCGAGGACCCGTACGACCGCACCCGCCAGGAGCTCGCCGCCCGCTTCGCCCGCAGCGCCTGGCGCTGGAGCAAGGTACGCGGCGGCGTGCTCGGCCGCCTCACCCCGCAGGAACGTCTCATCCTGGTGCTTCGCCTGTACGAAGGGGTGGCCGAGGAGCAGACGGCCGCGCTGATAGGGCTGCCGGTGGAGCGGGTCCGGGCGATCTGCGCCCGTGCGATCGGGATCATGCGCAGCGCGCCGCCGCTGCCGCGCGTGGAGGCGGCGTCATGA
- a CDS encoding VOC family protein: protein MSVELNHTIVAAHDKRASARFLADVLGLETGRPFGPFLPVETHNGVTLDYVEADEADIPPQHYAFLVSETDFDAIFARIKAAGLTYWADPSHSRPGEINHNDGGRGTYFDDPNGHNMEILTRPYGSGDPTP, encoded by the coding sequence ATGTCCGTCGAGCTGAACCACACGATCGTCGCAGCGCACGACAAGCGGGCGTCGGCCCGGTTCCTCGCCGACGTGCTGGGGCTGGAGACGGGCCGGCCGTTCGGCCCGTTCCTGCCGGTCGAGACGCACAACGGCGTCACCCTCGACTACGTCGAGGCCGACGAGGCCGACATCCCGCCCCAGCACTACGCGTTCCTGGTCTCCGAGACCGATTTCGACGCGATATTCGCCCGCATCAAGGCAGCGGGCCTCACGTACTGGGCGGACCCCTCCCACAGCCGCCCCGGCGAGATCAACCACAACGACGGCGGGCGCGGCACCTACTTCGACGACCCGAACGGCCACAACATGGAGATCCTGACGAGGCCGTACGGAAGCGGCGATCCCACGCCGTAG
- a CDS encoding MarR family winged helix-turn-helix transcriptional regulator translates to MPTSQDMTTDFGPGLLDALQHQVAVFARRAEQTRLGGVGQVRNSMDRAAYLLLNRLDHEGPMGVKALAAGMGIDSSTVTRQVAPLVDTGLVKRTSHPEDGRAVVLQLSPRGQARLEEVRSSRRELMAQVTEGWTESERESFCTLLTRFNTALSARQAGLPATETETTPTS, encoded by the coding sequence ATGCCCACTTCTCAGGACATGACGACTGATTTCGGCCCCGGCCTCCTCGATGCCCTCCAGCACCAGGTCGCCGTGTTCGCCCGCCGAGCCGAACAGACGCGACTCGGCGGCGTCGGCCAGGTCCGGAACTCGATGGACCGAGCCGCGTATCTGCTGCTCAACCGGCTCGACCACGAAGGCCCGATGGGCGTCAAGGCACTTGCCGCGGGGATGGGAATCGACTCCTCGACCGTTACCCGCCAGGTCGCACCGCTCGTCGACACCGGCCTGGTCAAACGCACCTCGCACCCGGAGGACGGCCGTGCGGTCGTGCTCCAGCTCTCCCCGCGTGGCCAGGCGCGCCTCGAGGAGGTCCGCTCCTCGCGACGCGAGCTGATGGCTCAGGTGACGGAGGGCTGGACCGAGAGCGAGCGCGAGTCCTTCTGCACCCTGCTCACCCGTTTCAACACGGCGCTCTCCGCCCGCCAGGCCGGTCTGCCGGCCACGGAGACGGAGACCACGCCGACCTCTTGA
- a CDS encoding serine hydrolase domain-containing protein, protein MTRSSERRRWAAATAQGRLAVAACAAAGLLTVTACSGTTTSAPPAAAAPTPSPSTSVRELTPALSSQLDKAVQQTLKQAGVPGVTVGLWLPGKGTYVRSFGEADKGTGAAMSENLHMRIGSETKTFTVTGILRLVDAGRLGLDDPISKYVDDVPGGDRITLRQLAEMRSGLFSYTQDPDFDKAFMSDPDRRFTPQQLLDYAFKHPPLFAPGKKFNYSNTNLILLGRVIEEVSGQPLGDFLEQQVIEPAGLRNTLFPKGTEFPEPHAQGYTMQTPNGEIANATNWDPSWAWAAGAIISDLQDLRRWAPILAKGTLLKPATQRQRLRMLPTGYPGTAYGLGIFTTNGWIGHNGSLPGYESVTVYLPSAKATLVILTNADFLYKGSENSTLFAEAVTRIVTPDNVYALPPSAPSAASPSPSA, encoded by the coding sequence ATGACGCGCAGCTCCGAACGCCGCAGGTGGGCGGCGGCAACAGCCCAGGGCAGGCTCGCCGTGGCGGCCTGCGCCGCCGCCGGGCTCCTGACAGTGACGGCGTGCAGCGGCACCACGACGAGCGCTCCGCCGGCGGCCGCCGCCCCGACGCCCTCCCCCAGCACCTCGGTCCGTGAACTCACCCCGGCTCTGTCGTCGCAGCTGGACAAGGCCGTCCAGCAGACGCTGAAGCAGGCGGGCGTGCCCGGGGTGACCGTGGGGCTGTGGCTGCCGGGCAAGGGCACCTACGTCCGCTCGTTCGGTGAAGCCGACAAGGGCACCGGTGCCGCCATGTCGGAGAACCTGCACATGCGGATCGGCAGCGAGACCAAGACGTTCACGGTGACCGGGATCCTGCGGCTGGTGGACGCGGGGCGGCTCGGCCTCGACGACCCGATCTCGAAGTACGTGGACGACGTCCCGGGCGGGGACCGGATCACCCTGCGCCAGCTCGCCGAGATGCGCAGCGGACTCTTCTCGTACACCCAGGACCCGGACTTCGACAAAGCCTTCATGTCCGACCCCGACCGGAGGTTCACACCGCAGCAGCTGCTCGACTATGCCTTCAAGCACCCGCCGCTGTTCGCCCCGGGGAAGAAGTTCAACTACTCCAACACCAACCTGATCCTGCTCGGCCGGGTCATCGAGGAGGTGAGCGGCCAACCACTCGGCGACTTCCTCGAGCAGCAGGTCATCGAACCGGCGGGCCTGCGCAACACGCTCTTCCCCAAGGGGACCGAGTTCCCCGAACCGCACGCCCAGGGCTACACGATGCAGACGCCGAACGGCGAGATCGCGAACGCGACGAACTGGGACCCGTCCTGGGCCTGGGCCGCCGGCGCGATCATCTCCGACCTGCAGGACCTGCGGAGATGGGCGCCGATCCTCGCGAAGGGCACCCTGCTCAAGCCCGCCACACAACGGCAGCGCCTGCGGATGCTGCCCACCGGCTACCCGGGGACCGCGTACGGGCTCGGCATCTTCACCACCAACGGGTGGATCGGGCACAACGGCTCGCTCCCCGGCTACGAGTCGGTGACGGTCTATCTGCCCTCTGCCAAGGCGACGTTGGTGATCCTCACCAACGCGGACTTCCTCTACAAGGGCTCCGAGAACAGCACGCTGTTCGCGGAGGCCGTCACCCGCATCGTGACCCCGGACAATGTCTACGCCCTGCCGCCGTCGGCGCCGTCCGCGGCGTCGCCGTCCCCGTCCGCCTGA
- a CDS encoding DUF1330 domain-containing protein encodes MSAYAVGHLHPAAHLDDEVFDYMERIQSTLDPFGGRFLVHGASVEIREGVWPGALVIIGFPGPGEARDWYESDAYQELIPLRTRHMAGDVVLVDGVAPGYDAARTAALLREAQSVA; translated from the coding sequence ATGAGCGCGTACGCCGTCGGCCACCTGCACCCCGCCGCCCACCTGGACGACGAGGTCTTCGACTACATGGAACGCATTCAGTCCACGCTCGACCCCTTCGGCGGCCGTTTCCTCGTCCACGGCGCATCCGTCGAGATCCGTGAGGGAGTCTGGCCGGGCGCGCTCGTCATCATCGGCTTCCCCGGCCCGGGGGAGGCCCGTGACTGGTACGAGTCGGACGCCTACCAGGAGCTGATCCCTCTGCGCACCCGTCACATGGCAGGGGACGTCGTCCTCGTCGACGGCGTCGCCCCCGGCTACGACGCCGCCCGCACCGCCGCCCTGCTGCGCGAGGCACAGTCGGTGGCATGA
- a CDS encoding DUF1059 domain-containing protein translates to MTRKVADCRNHPSVSGCTLTISGEEEEVARAAAEHAISVHGHTDGPELRQMVRESLEDEKVDA, encoded by the coding sequence ATGACCAGGAAAGTCGCCGACTGCCGCAATCACCCGAGTGTCTCGGGCTGCACTCTCACCATCAGCGGTGAGGAAGAGGAAGTGGCACGGGCGGCCGCCGAGCACGCGATCTCCGTCCACGGCCACACCGACGGACCGGAGCTTCGGCAGATGGTCCGCGAGTCCCTCGAGGACGAGAAGGTGGATGCCTGA
- a CDS encoding GNAT family N-acetyltransferase: MTIIRLPSPPAAATVDAWHAVLRAAHLHDLPADVPPPGRAQTEGKLRHPSVNTEAVHLVAVAADGSYDGVASLVLFLDERNRHTAFLDMLAVHPRARKRGTGARLWSAVRDELAAHRRTSVTVEIELGGAGEAFAVGLGFTEVLSLAWYVQNIADALAVHPLPPRLPDGYTYAHWTGVVPDALAAAFAEAHNAMEDAPSGDMDRATPAWDADRVRAAAQVIEDRGGFILSSAVVHTAGGSDTVAAYTELVLRDPSDVRALQYDTVVLPAHRGRGLGRAVKRHMLTAVASAQPSVREIATTVADENRPMLAVNQQLGYRRERAVGYFQAVLPPERAGRPARQADGDGDAADGADGGRA, from the coding sequence ATGACGATCATCCGCCTTCCCTCCCCGCCGGCCGCCGCCACTGTCGACGCCTGGCACGCCGTCCTCCGGGCCGCGCATCTGCACGACCTGCCCGCCGACGTGCCCCCGCCGGGCCGGGCGCAGACCGAGGGAAAGCTCCGGCACCCCTCGGTGAACACCGAGGCCGTCCACCTCGTGGCCGTCGCCGCCGACGGCTCGTACGACGGCGTCGCGTCCCTGGTGCTGTTCCTGGACGAGAGAAACCGGCACACCGCCTTCCTCGACATGCTCGCCGTGCACCCGAGAGCAAGGAAGCGGGGCACCGGCGCGCGGCTCTGGAGCGCCGTACGCGACGAACTCGCCGCCCACAGGCGCACATCGGTCACGGTCGAAATCGAACTCGGCGGCGCGGGTGAGGCGTTCGCCGTCGGCCTCGGCTTCACCGAGGTGCTGTCGCTCGCCTGGTACGTGCAGAACATCGCCGACGCGCTCGCCGTCCACCCCCTGCCACCCCGGCTGCCCGACGGCTACACCTACGCCCACTGGACCGGTGTCGTGCCCGACGCGCTCGCCGCCGCGTTCGCCGAGGCTCACAACGCCATGGAGGACGCACCCAGCGGTGACATGGACCGGGCCACCCCCGCATGGGACGCGGACCGGGTCCGGGCCGCGGCGCAGGTGATCGAGGACCGGGGCGGCTTCATCCTCTCCTCGGCGGTGGTGCACACGGCGGGCGGCAGCGACACCGTGGCCGCGTACACCGAGCTGGTGCTGCGCGACCCGTCGGACGTGCGAGCCCTGCAGTACGACACGGTGGTCCTGCCCGCTCACCGCGGCCGCGGCCTCGGCCGGGCCGTCAAGCGCCATATGCTCACCGCGGTCGCCTCGGCCCAGCCGTCCGTACGCGAGATCGCGACCACCGTCGCCGACGAGAACCGCCCGATGCTGGCGGTCAACCAGCAGCTCGGCTACCGGCGCGAGCGGGCAGTCGGCTACTTCCAGGCCGTGCTCCCACCCGAACGTGCCGGGCGGCCGGCGCGTCAGGCGGACGGGGACGGCGACGCCGCGGACGGCGCCGACGGCGGCAGGGCGTAG